TCAGGTGAAGTACCTGCTTATTATATAACGACTTTTTCTTGGTGAGAGATTAACATATGGCATGCTGTTTCAGATAGCGTTCACCTTTTTGGTTTATCCAGCACTAATATTGGCATACATGGGACAAGCAGCTTACCTATCGAGACACCATCATACAATTCATAAGATTGGCTTTTATGTTTCTGTTCCAGGTATCACTTAGTAAAGTCGAGAGAGACTATGATTCATGATTGGTTTCTTGATGTATGCTCTAATCTAATATGCAAACTTTGAATTGTTCCTCTGATTTGGGGAAATTTTCCGCATACCAATTTGTTCAATCCATTTAGAGTCGTCATGACATTGCCACAGGATATATATGTGCTAGTTGAGTTTTGCCACTCTGTGCTTTGATAGTTCGCCCCttcaaaatggtaaaagaaCACGAACATAAATGATATTCGGGAAGTGGAGATTAAATGTTTTTAGCTAATTAACGTTGAAAAATGCAGTGAGCATCAATGACAAAGCCTTGTGAATTTTGGGGtgaaaactctcttttatcattattgaataataaccttttttagtaatgaaTTTATGGGTGTCTTGTGGCATAAAATTGTTCAACAGAAAGTGTAAGGTGGCCAGTACTTGTGGTGGCAATACTAGCTTCAGTTGTGGGCAGTCAGGCGATCATCAGCGGAACTTTCTCTATCATCAACCAGAGTCAGTCACTCGGTTGTTTTCCGAGGGTCAAGGTGATTCACACCTCGGATAAGATACACGGTCAGATATACATACCCGAGATCAACTGGCTGCTGATGATCCTCTGCATTGCAGTAACCATTGGATTCAGAGACATAAAACACATGGGAAATGCATCGGGTAGACCTCATCCGCTTTGTGATCTCACATTTTCGACAAAATTCTGACCGTGGGTTTGCTGTTGGTTGCAGGGCTGGCTGTAATGGCAGTGATGCTGGTAACCACTTGCCTAACGTCGTTAGTAATCATCCTTTGTTGGCACAAACCTCCACTGGTGGCTTTGTGTTTCCTGCTCTTCTTCGGATCCATCGAGCTGCTTTACTTCTCTGCTTCCCTCATCAAATTCCTCGAAGGTGCATGGCTTCCCATCTTGCTCGCGCTCTTCCTGGTCACCATCATGTTCGTTTGGCACTACACCACAGTAAAGAAATACGAGTACGATCTCCACAACAAGGTTTCGCTAGAATGGCTTCTAGCCCTGGGTCCGAGCCTGGGCATCGCTCGCGTCCCAGGCGTTGGCCTTGTGTTCACCGATCTCACTTCCGGCATCCCCGCCAACTTCTCACGTTTCGTGACCAACCTCCCGGCCTTCCACCGCGTGCTCGTCTTCGTATGCATAAAATCAGTGCCGGTGCCGTACGTGCCCCCGGCAGAGCGGTATCTAGTCGGCCGTGTGGGCCCGGCAGCTCACCGTTCGTATAGGTGCATTGTCCGTTACGGGTACCGGGACGTCCACCAGGACGTGGACTCATTCGAGTCAGAGCTCGTGAGTAGGTTGTCAGAGTTCATCCGGTACGACTGGTACAAGGCGCATGGCGGCATCATAGATGTGCGCAAGGacgaggaagaggaggagggcGCGGGATCAACGAGCGAGTGCAGGCTGGCAGTGATTGGCACGGTGCCATTGTCGGCGTTTGAAATGGAGGACGAGACGGAGCCGGCGAGCGTCTCGGTTGGGTTCCAGACGGTGGACAGCGTGAGCGATATAGTCGAGATAGGGGTGCCGGAGAGAAGGGTTCGGTTCGCGGTGGACGAGGGGTGCGAAACGGAGATGGAGATGCTGGTGCAGGAGGAGGTGCGGGATCTGTATGAAGCACAGCAAGCAGGGATAGCATTCATTTTAGGGCATTCGCATGTTCGGGCAAAACAAGGGTCGTCGGTGTGGAAGAGATTGGCTATCAATTTGGGGTATAATTTCCTGCGAAGAAACTGTAGGGGAGCGGACGTGTCTCTCAAGGTACCTCCTGCATCGCTTCTTGAGGTTGGCATGGTTTATATTGTTTGAGATATTGTAAAACTTGAGGGCTTTTagattctctctctctctcttagtACATTCCAGTAGATGCAGATTTTGTTAAGTTGGATTCAGTCATACAAGAAGACAATTGATAAAGATTGTCTAATTTTAGAAGTTTGGGTGAAAATTTTACTCTCTAACTCCTAAACTGTTTCTATTATATTATGTACggaaattaaaatcaatttatgtTTGAGTTGGTGGATCAACTCATTATGAAACAACTAAAGAGAGgattcagaaaataaaatacttcctccgtcccaagatccTATTTGGTTTGGACAAGAgttgtaaaaaaattagtggaatattagtcctacttatatatatatataggactcttattgtgggaatGACGGAAATATGACAAAATCTTATTGTGgtatggagggagtataaagaTGAAAAACTATACGGAACCGAATTGGGCgtataaattttgtatagCTCATTTAAACGAATATTGCcgatccgatttgaaatgtgaTATACATGTAGATATTTTACGACAGATTGGGTAAGCCCTGATAAAAACAATCCAACCATCATGTATGAGTGAACTGAGTGGGACATTGAGTAGTTGGCATTTTTATTCACCAAACTTATCCAACCATCGCATGTCAACTCTGCCtgatatttgtttatttataaagttattattttgtttatagaGTTATCGTAGCATGATATGATTATTTACTAGTACTTAGTTTGAGTCTGTTATACTGTATTTATATTACTGGTAGTAAATTGTTTGTTTGGCAATTACGTTATTAGAGAAAGAGGCTTACAATTTGAATAATATCGTACACTTTtaactaaatataattatattatataaaaatactctgtataaaataaagaagaatttaaaattaagaaatgagCGTCATTAGTCATAATGAATAATCTTTTACTCCCCACGTCCTTGAAAAAAtgtcctatttttattatttggatttagaTGTCCGCGATTTAAAtctcatttacctttttttcattttggatcgAAACGATTATATGCGGATATCCACATCCAAATTCATGGGTACCTGAACCCgaaaaaacacattttataCTACCTGACAATCGAACCCGCAAAGTATTGCAGGTATCCTGCACTTGCAAATGCGGGCGTAGTTAATTTAATGAATGTGCATCTGTCAATATTTGTATAGATTTGGTTAAGGACTACTATCAAGTACTCAACGATGTGGGATACTCCCGTCGTCCGCCATTAGAAATCTCATTTCTTGGCGACATGGGTTTAAAGAAATATGTGAAGAAAAGTgtgtgaaaaaagttagtggaatatgattaTCACTTgcatatattagttttaaacaaaatatgagttgaatgaattagtggaatgtgagaccctaATACCacatatagtaaaaatgaatcgaaactcctattcacggatggactaaaataaataaaacgagACTCATATTCaacgacggagggagtagtttttaaaCTTGTGAATAAGCTTATTAACATCTATTCACAActcatgtatttatttatgttttctgAGATGGAGCATTCCAATAGAAactcaacatcaattaaagaaaatctagcattttaaaattttgtaaattttactACCAGATTCTGACCCCGATCCCGAATTTTGCGGGTAACGGGTATCCAATATCCGGCGGATATCAGGTTGGGAAATACCTGTTACCTTTTTGATAGGCCTAATTCCACCATCaaactaactcattacactcgcATTCTATTATAagatcaatatataaaatcgtGCTGagtcaaaatgagactatacATCACGGACgaaggaaatattattttagttcatcCATAATAATTTTCTCCTAATATTTCATAatactatttactttttacttctCGAGAGAATTCGGAATAAGGGATTAATTTCGCTGACCTCTCGaaatttaggattaaattCGCTGACCTTTCATAATTTGGGATcgtggcatgcgtattttttAGAACAAGGGATTTCtgactttttctcttttttctattcatttttaatatcatctcCCTCCCTCCATTTATCAATTACCCAAATCACCCCTCAAATATTTTACCTAAATTCTACAAAATCAGCGCCGTTTTTTTGATCACTTTCAAACACccgtctttttttttttccaagcGCTTCTCCTCTCCATCCTCCTCTTCTGTCTCTCCAACTCAAAGCAGTCATGATTCTGTAaggattcaaaaatatatatacatatgtgtCTGTATAtgtaatatacatatatacatatttttttgttttgttgcatatgaattatacatacatacatattttttgtttgtctgaCGTATATACATAAAAGTGCAGGTTTTCTCGGTCAACGTGTGTAAATGCAGGGGTGTATCAAACTGATCAGGATGAGATTCCCGACCTAGCGGAGTCGTTGGCACGATAACCGGAACTTggtatcaaacaaattttctcaacccacttctactggttAGTATAATGGACGTAAGAGTCGAATCtcacaaggatggacacgttcggataactgtggtgatattcctgggtgtttttggttagctatCACGCTTTTGGGGTTGGGATTTTACCTAGGCGAGAAATAAAGacggtactctactgactagtaggcgtgaaaataacaggcatgtggttgtgttcgtgaaaataggggacaaggtatCTCAGAGGCATGTGAAAAGtcgacagttactaaaagaggaaatttagacaacaaggcatatctggtggctgattggctttctgacaggtctggaaggtacaactgaaaagtgggagacaaaagcaaaagtaacttaaaaagtaaaagtggtccaagacaaaagttgattttgacgttttcttcttcaccaagtattaacagaaatcagatgaacacaaactccatgactaaactcagattcataacttcaaactcaagatctaTTGATTAAAATGTTTAACTTAAGATGAACAGCTGAAATTGCAAACTGCCTCTACTGACTAACCTGCAAGGTTGTGATCACAGCGCAAAACAGGAAattcatgcacgaaaactcaaactgaaacataactacaaaatTCGATCAACAACTACAGATCTAGCTTACTCGAAAGAAAATACATGCACGCACTCAAATATTAAAAgcgataactaaatctaactttcctaggcagattgaagcaaactcaaaccaaagagacattcggaatagaaatttcataacttaaacgtttggatcttcaccaagtacttcaaaaggcaacaaagataaatgtttgcaacagatccaacgaagaaagaatgtaaagattaaactagaaagcaaataacgattattttgccactccgggcggtgATACCGCTATACTACTACGacaaactggctggaacggtagGACGATGatttctccggcagactcttggacgtcaagtgaccatagctgtggcgaggaacgagagactGGATAATGCTGAAagactgatcttctagagagaattctactaagtgagTATGAGAACCGAGAGCTTTTTCGAACTAAGAACTACTtgtctctctccaagtggcttcttttatatggaggcttgcccttgcttttagggtaggcTTCCTTCTcaatttgacttttctgcccttgttaatgatcatcccagctatccttcttctccatctcgagccttttctctggcatgcattcttgtcagtattgcacccttctagcgctctTTCCACTTGCGTCGCCTGAATCATCTCCTACTGGCTTGGATCCCTTAATCCAcgcacacttgagcaactgttttgcagataatacatgcatttcacgacatactgaccagtaaccaaggcttagaatacgacttatcaatatACGTCTCAAAAAAGTGGAGAGATTATGTTATAGGGTGAATATATTAGTGTTTTGCAATCACTTTGCTTAcgtaattgaaatttttgagatacatttgtttaaaattttgtgcagcagagtatacatatatatccaTGTTTGTTTGTGCTGAAAGAAtgcacacacatatataatacATTTATATACTCGTTtgtttcttctatatatatatatatatatatttggaactttgtaaaattatattgacagttttgatatatttaattttttgttatttggtAGGATGGATCACATAAATGAAATTGATAGTATTGATTGGGATAGCATAGAAATTACTCCACTTGAAGAATCACAAATTGGTGCTCCTGAGATCTTGATGGATGAAGAAACAATGTTTGCTTTGTGTCTTTAATAGCACAAAGAAAAGATAATTACTTGGAGTTGCGTcttactctttattttattatctcggtcttatttttgttttgtttacttGAGTTGCAGAAAGAGTCATGCAAAGGGACGACCTTTAGGTGGGATGCATGGTAATACAAGCCAAAAGCGGGGGGCAGTTGCAGTTGAAGAACCAATAagatatgaaagaattaatTGTGTAGAATTTGTAGTATGGAgcctactattttttataaactgacattagtttgaaaaaatttcagCCAAATGAATCATAGCATACAGGTAGAGGAAAGCATAAACTTAGAAGACGTACAGCGAGAAAATGTACGAAGAAGAAGCTCACTCCAAGGAAGCCAATTTAGTGATAATGTATTCTAAGGAATTATGCTTTTGAAGAACATAGTTCATGGATTGTCTATGCTCTTGTGTCTTGTTGAAGTATTTTGTGAAACTATGACTTTATGGAAGTATTTTATGAAACTATGATTTTTAAATCCATGTTTTTGTGGAAGTAATCACAGAGGATGAGTTTTAATGGTTACTTTTatggatttttaaaaaaagaatccTTATAAGTAAATATATGATGTTTCTAGATAGTATATGATAAATACATGTTTATGGATTGGTATGGTGATTGATAATTGTCTTGAacaaaattactattattatttaaaagacTAAAGTTCACGTAAAATATTTTGCAGAGCATGGCAAATTTTGTACACATTTTATTGAGACGACAAATGTATACATTTTGTAGAGACGGCAAATTTAGGCAATTGTTCACATTTTGTAGAGACGGCaaattttatagaatttaGGTAAAATATTTGAGGGGTGATTTAGGCAATTGATAAATGGAGGGAGGGAggtaatattaaaaatgaatagaaaaaggagaaaatgtCATAAATCCCTTGTTCTAAAAAATACGCATGTCACGATTCCAAATTACGAAAGGTCAGCGATTTTAATCCTAAATTTCGAGAGGTCAGCGAAATTAATCCCTTATTCCGAATTCTCTCTTGTTTCTCCTAGAGGTGGCCAAACCCAACCGGACCGgtggttaaccgccggttcccaACCGGCGggtcggaaccggaaccggaaccggacgacggttccggttcgaaaTCCGGTTTAGGGTTTATAACGGACCGGTTACGgttcaaaaaatatgaaaccggaaccggcggttttccgGGAAAATGTAGCCATCGCCGGTAGGTTCATAGGGTTGCAGGCGTAGGGCTGAAAAAGGTtggaaaaccgccggtttctgacacaaaaccgccggttcccgACGGTTCAGGGCTAGGGTTGCAGGCGTAGGCGTAGGGTTGCAGCGTAGGGTCTGAAAAGGTGTCGGAAACTGTCGGTTTTCGGTCAGAAACCGACGGTTTTCTAATACAAACCGGCAGTTCGGTCAGAAAATCGGCGGTTTTCGAccgttttcaatttttttttttaatatcagaTTTTTCCCCCATTAAGGATATGTAGGCACCTTGTAACAtcccactttttcgaaccctaatttttgagacgtgaaaatttttgcattaaatacttttaatgctatgatatatgtggattaaatgatgagtaatttattgcaatattctttgtgacctaattgcgatatggagttgagtttgagttgaatagtcaaacttgttgaatatgtgacgtggctattgaatagtcaatattgtggaaaatatgacgtggccgtggaatggtcaaagtcggtggaaaatgtgaagtggaggtgaaattcgaatatgtggatattttgatgcgaggtgaaataatattgtggtgaattatttttcctaagggatgagtgagaatttaataggagcattatttaattaagtggaattttcgacccctcctatttattggaaagaaatcctatttttcttggatttaattattgcttgggataattgtCCGAATTAAATCTAAAGTCCAatattccttatttaattggtgAATTTCGGCCCCTATGTTTGTCTCAagggtgattttcgaaaatcccctaCTTCATGGGAGAaggattttattattatattatttgatcccttgtttattctctcgcataaataaattcaaatatcctagcatatcttgccaaatctaagaggatcttgccatatcctatttaaattaggattttaattaattccttgGAGTAGGAATTGAAAATCACGCCTATTCCTATTTAATTGgggagaattattatttttattcttgctccgtgatattgtattctactccgtgaaatatctaaattaaatcataggctaattaaatagcctaaatttcgaaaatcccctTTTTCCTCAACCTTTTTAACGCCACTTCTCCCACCATATCTCtataaatcttgatttatttaattattggattatatcttgcactctataaataagagtgagaaatcAAACCCTAGCATCACACAAAAATCGTCCCCCTACCTCACGTcgtctctctccctctcccactctctcaaatttttcttctactttctccattaattcttcatcttttggagaagaattgaagttgcaATTCGagaatttgttgaagaatcaagatcctaATTGTTTCCTACCGATTGTTCTattgaaaaggtatttttattttgatcttctcttcttctaccgatcaatcggtgttcttgagtccacatgcatttagatcgagtgaagggggaaattaatcgatgaatttggatgcatgtgtgtgtgtgtgtgaccatgtatgtgtgtgtgaccgcgtgtgtgtgtgcacgcctcggtaTGCGTGCAcacgtgtgttgtgtgtgggaaacactcatgcgtgacacgatttgatgttaaatctggagttgttgtgtgGATAAAAGCGTTttgataatcgtactttgattttgaatgggaatattgaaaataatcgatgggaaagggaaacgtgagaacatgcatgattttgatccatgattgagacttatttgaaatacatgaactaaaggtgatagcTCGCGTTCTCGGTGTGATAACAAGAAGAAATACGTACTTGAAATCGAaggaaatcgaggtgggctttattcttaaactctctcttatgttgcaaatatatgaaagtgGAGCGATAAGGGTGGAataaactgttatgccatgcctatgattattttggatattgtgtgtgtctgatgcctagtttgcgagtacgctccattaggctatagggctatataaacgaattcgggtctgagtagggccgcaaaccctatcaggctagtgtacactggagatcgggagccgtccttgctagtcggccggtctcgtgggcgaaagtgtggccacacttcgtcgcaccatgatattgttgattgatgagaaaatgagaggtattgtttgactggccagtccatgaaatattttgtgatactcgatgctatcttttaaattaaatgctaaacctcgagttcactatggtaagagtggcataactattaaaacgttttggcatgagtccactaagtatgtttaaaatactcagccctgcatgtgttttccctatgtgcaggttgagcggcgacgggcggtcggtggtgtttAGACAGTTGAATCgaataaaatggatgtttGGAACGTtaagtgtagtcgtgtcttcatacatgactCCGCTTCCTCTTGGattgcttccgctgaatttttgaaactatttatctttggttgatttgaacttattggaatattgggaaatattgcgttttgttggagctacaataaacctttgacttttgagcttaGCCTATGATAtctattaaattatgatttttcgTATTTAAGCCGTTGACTTGTTGTCTTGATACTTCGTTAAacacttggtcaaatctctttaaatgaaaccctagtctacaTTCTTGTTGATTTAAGATCACCTAAGTagcagtcgccgtatttattataccctagaaatccgGGCTGTTACACacctcaacttaaattttaaatttaagttgagctcaagtcctttaatatgttttttgtaaattgtaattttgtatttaaattcttaaattcaagtgtatagttgtattgttgtattttgtaacttgtaattgtattatagaaatttacattcaaagtttcaaatcaataaaattgcaattctttATCATTATCAATTCtctttggattttactacagaatttaaaagttataactataagatttaaataaaataaaaaaataaaaaataaataagaaccagaaccgaaccggaaccggcggaaCCACTGAAAACCGGCGATTAGtaatcggaaccggaaccggcgatAACCGACGGTTAAACCGGAATCGGATAACCGGTATTcgggccggttacggttcaagCATTCgacgaaccggaaccgccggttccgaaccggaaccggctgTTTTTGAACCGTGGCCATATCTAGTTTCTCCTACTCCCTATTTATCATTGTAAGTCGGAACTGGCGGTTTTTGAACCGTGGCCATGTCTAGTTTCTCCTACTCCCTATTTATCATTGTAACCGAAACAGGCGGGAACGTGGCCTTGGATTTTGGCGGGAACTGCCACTTTGAGGTTATCTTTGGCGCGGGAAAATCATCCGCTTCTATTTGTATCAACTCCCACCAGAGGAACCCTAGCTCTCATTTCActcaagaaatcaaaatttgaaaagcgGAATCAATCAGGAACGCAGCGGAATTAAGCGACTATGGTTGGGCTACCCTACGATTGTCTTGCAAACCCTCTCGGAGCAGTCCGATCCACCTTCGATAAGGCGA
The nucleotide sequence above comes from Salvia hispanica cultivar TCC Black 2014 chromosome 5, UniMelb_Shisp_WGS_1.0, whole genome shotgun sequence. Encoded proteins:
- the LOC125188537 gene encoding potassium transporter 2 isoform X2, with protein sequence MDPSCGNCWSNPKKDSWKATLLLAYQSLGVVYGDLSISPLYVYKSTFAEDIHHSETNEEIFGVLSFVFWTLTLVPLFKYVFIVLRADDNGEGGTFALYSLICRHAKVSLLPNQQVADEALSTYILEPPPTTKNSSRVKAVLENHKSLHVALLILVLLGTCMVIGDGLLTPAISVFSAVSGLELSMSKDHHQCSEAMFADLGHFSHAAIQIAFTFLVYPALILAYMGQAAYLSRHHHTIHKIGFYVSVPESVRWPVLVVAILASVVGSQAIISGTFSIINQSQSLGCFPRVKVIHTSDKIHGQIYIPEINWLLMILCIAVTIGFRDIKHMGNASGLAVMAVMLVTTCLTSLVIILCWHKPPLVALCFLLFFGSIELLYFSASLIKFLEGAWLPILLALFLVTIMFVWHYTTVKKYEYDLHNKVSLEWLLALGPSLGIARVPGVGLVFTDLTSGIPANFSRFVTNLPAFHRVLVFVCIKSVPVPYVPPAERYLVGRVGPAAHRSYRCIVRYGYRDVHQDVDSFESELVSRLSEFIRYDWYKAHGGIIDVRKDEEEEEGAGSTSECRLAVIGTVPLSAFEMEDETEPASVSVGFQTVDSVSDIVEIGVPERRVRFAVDEGCETEMEMLVQEEVRDLYEAQQAGIAFILGHSHVRAKQGSSVWKRLAINLGYNFLRRNCRGADVSLKVPPASLLEVGMVYIV
- the LOC125188537 gene encoding potassium transporter 2 isoform X1 translates to MDPSCGNCWSNPKKDSWKATLLLAYQSLGVVYGDLSISPLYVYKSTFAEDIHHSETNEEIFGVLSFVFWTLTLVPLFKYVFIVLRADDNGEGGTFALYSLICRHAKVSLLPNQQVADEALSTYILEPPPTTKNSSRVKAVLENHKSLHVALLILVLLGTCMVIGDGLLTPAISVFSAVSGLELSMSKDHHQYAMVPITCFILVCLFALQHYGTHRIGFFFAPIVLTWLLCISALGLYNIFHWNHHVYQALSPSYMIKFLKKTRKGGWMSLGGILLCITGSEAMFADLGHFSHAAIQIAFTFLVYPALILAYMGQAAYLSRHHHTIHKIGFYVSVPESVRWPVLVVAILASVVGSQAIISGTFSIINQSQSLGCFPRVKVIHTSDKIHGQIYIPEINWLLMILCIAVTIGFRDIKHMGNASGLAVMAVMLVTTCLTSLVIILCWHKPPLVALCFLLFFGSIELLYFSASLIKFLEGAWLPILLALFLVTIMFVWHYTTVKKYEYDLHNKVSLEWLLALGPSLGIARVPGVGLVFTDLTSGIPANFSRFVTNLPAFHRVLVFVCIKSVPVPYVPPAERYLVGRVGPAAHRSYRCIVRYGYRDVHQDVDSFESELVSRLSEFIRYDWYKAHGGIIDVRKDEEEEEGAGSTSECRLAVIGTVPLSAFEMEDETEPASVSVGFQTVDSVSDIVEIGVPERRVRFAVDEGCETEMEMLVQEEVRDLYEAQQAGIAFILGHSHVRAKQGSSVWKRLAINLGYNFLRRNCRGADVSLKVPPASLLEVGMVYIV